ATAGAGAAAGGACACACGAAGTCCCGTGTCGATGTTACGGGTCTATCGGTCAAGGAGTTCAAGCTCATAGCGTCATCGATGAATAAGATGGTCGAATCTATTGCAGCACGGGAGAAGACCATCGGCGAGAACATCGAGTCGATGAAGGCTATCAACAGTGAGCTCGAGGAAAAATCAAAAATCATAAAGTATGAAAGGAAAAGGCTTCTCACGATCCTCGAGACAATGGATGACGGGATTGTAACGCTGGACGAGAGGGGCGTTATGACCTATTTCAACAGGGCTGCGGAGGCTATAACCGGCATTGACAGGCATCAAACGATAGGCAGGCATTATAAAACAATCTTTGGAAACCTCGATATAATACCGGACCAGCAGGCCACAAGTCTGGAATTGATCTTCGAAGGTCCTTCCTCGCCTTTATATCTAAACATACATATATCGCCTTACACCCTTGAAAGCGAGGAAACCGGCCAGGTGCTTCTTTTTCAGGACATTTCAAAAGAAAAGAAGATCGAAGAGTTCAAGGCTGATTTTATCTCATCGATCGCCCACGATATCAAGTCGTTCCTGGTGCCGGTGACCGGCTTTCTGAACAGAATCCTGAAGGAAAAATACGGACACCTCGAGGGACCGTTACGGGAAAAGATCGCCAACGTTCAGGACAATACCTCAAAGATCTACCACCTCGTTGAAAATTATCTGAACATCTCCAGG
This sequence is a window from Syntrophorhabdaceae bacterium. Protein-coding genes within it:
- a CDS encoding ATP-binding protein, which translates into the protein IEKGHTKSRVDVTGLSVKEFKLIASSMNKMVESIAAREKTIGENIESMKAINSELEEKSKIIKYERKRLLTILETMDDGIVTLDERGVMTYFNRAAEAITGIDRHQTIGRHYKTIFGNLDIIPDQQATSLELIFEGPSSPLYLNIHISPYTLESEETGQVLLFQDISKEKKIEEFKADFISSIAHDIKSFLVPVTGFLNRILKEKYGHLEGPLREKIANVQDNTSKIYHLVENYLNISRIESGKLELARATMDIKEVLRDIVQLYGPRVSLASTDDLPPVFADRSYVERVVVNLVVNAMKFSNEDSPVLISAGRDGDFIVTSVSDKGVGIPADEILYIFEKYRRGSFGKKEDGSGLGLFIVKSIVEAHGGKIWVESTLGKGSVFHFTLPLLKKGV